A single region of the Halorussus gelatinilyticus genome encodes:
- a CDS encoding glutathione S-transferase N-terminal domain-containing protein, translating into MSQSTGTESAITLYRLQACPYCERVVNKLQEYDLDYRSRFVEPMHSDRNVVKRISGKRTVPAIVDENTGVTMSESANIVEYLENTYGAGGAE; encoded by the coding sequence ATGAGCCAGTCAACCGGCACCGAGTCCGCGATAACCCTGTACCGCTTGCAGGCGTGTCCGTACTGCGAGCGCGTGGTCAACAAGCTACAGGAGTACGACCTCGACTACCGGTCGCGCTTCGTGGAACCGATGCACAGCGACCGCAACGTCGTCAAGCGCATCTCGGGCAAGCGCACCGTGCCCGCCATCGTGGACGAGAACACGGGCGTCACGATGAGCGAGAGCGCCAACATCGTGGAGTACCTCGAAAACACCTACGGCGCTGGAGGTGCCGAGTAA
- a CDS encoding redoxin domain-containing protein, which produces MPDFDVVSLPDTDHVAEGDTAPDFTRPLVNDEYWEDAALSDLTDEGPVLLVFFTMDGAFPATYIWNEIRERNWGSEAQRASDEASGETASNDGHDLTIVGLSISDPYAHKQLVEERGMDYRLFSDPQNGVAEEYGIVHDLDGMAGVSEPRPAAFLLDEDRTVEYAWVAEEWPDFPDYDDVEAAIEEL; this is translated from the coding sequence ATGCCGGACTTCGACGTCGTCTCGCTCCCCGACACCGACCACGTCGCGGAGGGCGACACCGCGCCGGACTTCACCCGACCGCTGGTCAACGACGAGTACTGGGAGGACGCCGCGCTCTCGGACCTGACCGACGAGGGGCCGGTCCTGCTCGTGTTCTTCACGATGGACGGGGCGTTCCCCGCGACGTACATCTGGAACGAGATTCGAGAGAGGAACTGGGGTAGCGAGGCGCAACGCGCCTCGGACGAAGCGAGCGGTGAAACCGCGAGCAACGACGGCCACGACCTCACGATCGTCGGCCTCTCCATTTCGGACCCCTACGCCCACAAGCAACTCGTCGAGGAACGCGGGATGGACTACCGGCTCTTCTCGGACCCGCAGAACGGCGTCGCCGAGGAGTACGGCATCGTCCACGACCTCGACGGGATGGCCGGCGTGAGCGAACCGCGGCCCGCCGCGTTCCTGCTGGACGAGGACCGGACCGTCGAGTACGCGTGGGTCGCCGAGGAGTGGCCCGACTTCCCGGACTACGACGACGTCGAAGCGGCTATCGAGGAACTGTAG
- a CDS encoding hemolysin family protein, producing MSTVASAGPTPIAEVLGVQVSTAMVTWGGAIVIVLLIALSGFFSSSEIAMFSLANHRVDALVEDKVPGAETVNELKSDPHRLLVTILVGNNIVNIAMSSIATALVGIHVESAGVAVLISTFGITSLVLLFGESAPKSYAVENTESWALRIARPLKLSEYVLLPLVVTFDYLTRLVNKVTGGRSAIETSYVTRDEIQNMIETGEREGVIEEDEREMLQRIFRFNNTIAKEVMTPRLDMTAVPKTASVEEAIETLVQSGHERVPVYEGSLDNVIGVIHIRDLVREQTYGEHDELELEDVIQPTLHVPESKNVDELLTEMRENRMQMVIVIDEFGTTEGLVTMEDMVEEIVGDILEGEEEEPIEYVDDETIIVRGELNIDEVNEALEIDLPEGEEFETIAGFIFNRAGRLVEEGEDITYDGVRLRVEQVENTRIMKARVTKLDDQERAEAEPDEGAEFEDSVETES from the coding sequence ATGTCTACGGTCGCGTCTGCGGGGCCGACCCCGATAGCGGAAGTATTGGGCGTTCAGGTCTCGACAGCGATGGTTACGTGGGGTGGTGCGATAGTCATCGTCCTTCTCATCGCTCTCTCCGGATTCTTCTCGTCCTCGGAGATCGCCATGTTCTCGCTGGCGAACCACCGCGTGGACGCGCTGGTCGAGGACAAGGTGCCGGGCGCGGAGACGGTCAACGAACTCAAATCCGACCCGCACCGCCTGTTGGTGACGATTCTGGTCGGAAACAACATCGTCAACATCGCCATGTCGTCGATAGCGACGGCTCTCGTCGGTATCCACGTCGAGAGCGCCGGGGTGGCAGTCCTCATCTCCACCTTCGGAATTACCTCCCTCGTTCTGCTGTTCGGCGAGTCCGCGCCCAAGAGCTACGCGGTGGAGAACACCGAGTCGTGGGCGCTCCGCATCGCCCGCCCGCTGAAACTGTCGGAGTACGTCCTCCTCCCGCTGGTCGTCACGTTCGACTACCTCACCCGCCTCGTCAATAAGGTTACGGGCGGGCGCTCGGCCATCGAGACCTCCTACGTGACCCGCGACGAGATTCAGAACATGATAGAGACCGGCGAGCGCGAGGGCGTCATCGAGGAGGACGAGCGCGAGATGCTCCAGCGCATCTTCCGGTTCAACAACACCATCGCCAAGGAAGTGATGACCCCGCGCCTCGACATGACCGCCGTCCCGAAGACTGCGAGCGTCGAGGAGGCCATCGAGACGCTGGTCCAGAGCGGCCACGAGCGCGTCCCCGTCTACGAGGGAAGCCTCGACAACGTCATCGGCGTCATCCACATCCGGGATTTGGTCCGGGAACAGACCTACGGCGAACACGACGAACTCGAACTCGAAGACGTGATTCAGCCGACCCTCCACGTCCCCGAGAGCAAGAACGTGGACGAACTCCTGACCGAGATGCGCGAGAACCGGATGCAGATGGTCATCGTCATCGACGAGTTCGGGACCACCGAGGGGCTGGTCACGATGGAGGACATGGTCGAGGAGATCGTCGGCGACATCCTCGAAGGCGAGGAAGAGGAACCCATCGAGTACGTGGACGACGAGACCATCATCGTCCGTGGCGAACTCAACATCGACGAGGTCAACGAGGCGCTGGAGATAGACCTCCCCGAGGGCGAGGAGTTCGAGACCATCGCCGGGTTCATCTTCAACCGCGCGGGCCGACTGGTCGAGGAGGGCGAGGACATCACCTACGACGGCGTGCGCCTCCGCGTCGAACAGGTCGAGAACACCCGCATCATGAAGGCCCGCGTGACGAAGTTGGACGATCAGGAGCGCGCAGAGGCCGAACCGGACGAGGGAGCCGAGTTCGAGGACAGCGTCGAGACCGAGAGTTGA
- a CDS encoding inorganic phosphate transporter, with protein sequence MVGTGVVTLVIAAIASLFMAWAIGAGSSGSTPFAPAVGANAISVMRAGFFVGLLGFFGAVLQGANVSEAVGTELIGGVQLTAIAATTGLLVAAVLVAIGVFTGYPIATAFTVTGAIVGVGLAMGGDPAWAKYRQISALWILTPFVGSSIAYITARLLRSERTAEEVVIPFLAGFVGLIIANVKFVVFGPPDVSQSVAETAGDALSLPPVAGVETGRIVVSLAIAGVLAGLLAWDVRRNLEAGQRHFLLALGSLVAFSAGGSQVGLAIGPLVPLLDPFEIPLLPVLVGGGLGLLAGSWTGAPRMIKALAQDYSTLGPRRSIAALIPSFAIAQVAVFFGIPVSFNEIIVSAIVGSGYAAGDGGVSKEKMGYTVLAWLASLVIATGVGYGVFALIETL encoded by the coding sequence ATGGTCGGAACCGGCGTCGTGACGTTGGTAATCGCAGCTATCGCCAGTCTGTTCATGGCGTGGGCCATCGGCGCGGGGTCGTCTGGCTCGACTCCCTTCGCCCCAGCGGTGGGCGCGAACGCCATCTCCGTGATGCGGGCCGGGTTCTTCGTCGGCTTGCTCGGCTTCTTCGGAGCCGTGTTGCAGGGCGCGAACGTCTCGGAAGCGGTCGGTACGGAGCTAATCGGCGGCGTCCAGTTGACCGCCATCGCGGCGACGACCGGACTGCTCGTCGCGGCCGTGCTGGTCGCCATCGGCGTGTTCACGGGCTACCCCATCGCCACGGCGTTCACGGTCACCGGAGCCATCGTCGGCGTCGGACTGGCGATGGGCGGCGACCCGGCGTGGGCGAAGTACCGCCAGATTTCGGCGCTCTGGATTCTCACTCCGTTCGTCGGGAGTTCCATCGCGTACATCACCGCGAGGCTCCTGCGCTCGGAGCGCACCGCCGAGGAGGTCGTCATCCCGTTTCTCGCCGGGTTCGTCGGCCTCATCATCGCCAACGTAAAGTTCGTCGTCTTCGGCCCGCCGGACGTGAGTCAGTCGGTCGCCGAAACCGCTGGCGACGCGCTTTCGCTACCGCCGGTCGCGGGCGTCGAGACCGGCCGCATCGTCGTCTCGCTCGCTATCGCGGGCGTCCTCGCCGGACTGCTCGCGTGGGACGTGCGTCGGAATCTGGAGGCCGGACAGCGTCACTTCCTGCTGGCGCTCGGGAGCCTCGTCGCCTTCTCGGCGGGCGGGTCGCAGGTCGGTCTCGCCATCGGCCCGCTGGTGCCCCTGCTCGACCCCTTCGAGATTCCGCTCCTCCCCGTGCTGGTCGGCGGCGGCCTCGGCCTGCTCGCGGGGTCGTGGACCGGCGCGCCCCGGATGATAAAGGCGCTCGCGCAGGACTACTCGACGCTCGGCCCGCGCCGGTCCATCGCCGCGCTCATCCCCTCGTTCGCCATCGCGCAGGTCGCCGTGTTCTTCGGGATTCCGGTCTCGTTCAACGAGATTATCGTCAGCGCCATCGTGGGAAGCGGCTACGCCGCGGGAGACGGCGGCGTGAGCAAGGAGAAGATGGGCTACACGGTGCTGGCGTGGCTGGCGTCGCTCGTCATCGCCACCGGGGTCGGGTACGGCGTCTTCGCGCTCATCGAGACGCTGTAG
- a CDS encoding DUF5828 family protein: MEESVSGFKLRGTWGDIVEHGERITEALREAGVSGDAYDEWEEWRPKHHERLGEDVSEKTAEQASVGEGEGEKKGKAPDDDLKTAGEKISESYEKLEDEDTDEAVSKWQDSVSYVARAADSASRKALRKVEDTVYQKVMTRLAPYYFDNDLISANVQQVGRGGEEETFVFEVNINDDDLKEEVSEKLADYEDEVNRWHVATEKRTDTAEAAEGVEAPEEPEESHSKTT; the protein is encoded by the coding sequence ATGGAAGAGAGCGTTTCGGGCTTCAAGCTCCGCGGCACGTGGGGCGACATCGTCGAACACGGCGAGCGAATCACCGAAGCCCTCCGCGAAGCCGGGGTCTCCGGCGACGCCTACGACGAGTGGGAGGAGTGGCGGCCCAAACACCACGAGCGACTCGGCGAGGACGTCTCGGAGAAGACCGCAGAGCAGGCCTCGGTCGGCGAGGGCGAGGGCGAAAAGAAGGGGAAAGCGCCCGACGACGACTTGAAGACCGCGGGCGAGAAGATAAGCGAATCCTACGAGAAGTTGGAGGACGAGGACACCGACGAGGCCGTGAGCAAGTGGCAGGACTCGGTGAGCTACGTCGCGCGCGCCGCCGACTCCGCGAGTCGGAAGGCGCTCCGCAAGGTCGAGGACACGGTCTACCAGAAGGTGATGACCCGGCTCGCGCCCTACTACTTCGACAACGACCTCATCAGCGCCAACGTCCAGCAGGTCGGCCGCGGCGGCGAAGAGGAGACGTTCGTCTTCGAGGTCAACATCAACGACGACGACCTCAAGGAGGAGGTCAGCGAGAAGCTGGCGGACTACGAGGACGAGGTGAACCGCTGGCACGTCGCCACCGAGAAGCGCACCGACACCGCCGAGGCCGCCGAGGGCGTCGAAGCGCCCGAGGAACCCGAGGAGTCCCACTCGAAGACGACGTAG